The Streptomyces sp. 135 sequence GCGGGCAGCGCCTTGCGGTCACCGGCTTTCAGGGTGGGGACGGCCATGTCGCTGGTCTTCTCGCGGCGCAGCCCCTTCTCGTCCACCTCCACCTCACCGAGCACGGCGACGACGGGGACGAGGAGCCGGGCTCCGGCGAGGGCCTCCAGGACGGGGCCGTGGGCCGTGCGGTCCTGTGACCAGGCGGTGAGCGCCGCGGCCAGCCGGGGGTCGGCGGTGCCGTCGTCGTCGGAGAAGCCGGGGTCCGGAATGTTCTTGTTCGCCATGCTCGCCATGCTCACCGTCTTGGCCGTCTTGGCCGTGTTCGCCGTGTTCGCCGTGTTCGCCACGGTGTCGACCCTACAGAGGGCCCGTGCCGCGTCCTTCCGGCGGGACGCGCCTGCCCCGCCAGAGCGAGACCGCCGCGGCGAGCAGGGCCACGCCGAGGCCGCCCGCCACCGGGCCCGCCCAGCCGGCGGGCCCGTCGTCGCCCTGGCGCGCGTCGGGCCCCCGGCCGAAGTACTTCTCGCCGTACACCGCCGTCGCCGGCTTGCCCGTCCTGAGCCTGCCCGCGCGGTCCAGGGCGGCGACCGGGTCGATGAGGCCGAAGCCTCGGGAGTCGTCGCGTCCGCCCGGCGGGGCGTCGCGGGCGGTGTCCTCCAGGAGCTGCTTGATCTGCGCGGGGGTGAGGCGGGGGTGGGCGGCGCGGATCAGGGCGACGGCGCCGGAGACGAAGGCGGAGGCGGCGCTGGTGCCCCAGCCCTCGTAGTACTTGCGGTCGGGGTCGGCGATGACGATGTCGTCGCCGGGCGCGGCGACGGTGGCGTACCACCGGCGGGTGGAGAAGGGGGCGCGGGCGCCGTTCTCGTCGACGGCCGTCGCGGCGATGACGCCGGGGTAGGCGGCCGGGTAGGAGACGTGGTCGCCGCGCTCGCCGCCGTTGCCCGCGGAGGCGACGACGGCGACGCCCTTCTTCAGGGCGTACTGGACCGCGGCGTCCTCGGCGGGTTCGGGGTGGGCGGACTTCGAGTCGTCGCCGAGGGAGAGGTTGATGACGTCGGCTCCGTGGTCGGCGGCCCAGCGGATGCCTTCGGCGAGCGCGTTGCCGCGGGTGTTGCGGGCCTTCTTGCGGGCGGGGTCGCCGTCTTCGAGGATCACGCGGATCGGCAGGATCTTCGCCTCGGGCGCGATGCCGAGCACGCCGTCGCCGCGGCCGATGCCGTGTCCGTGGCCCGCGATGATGCCGGCCATGGCGGTGCCGTGGCGGGCCCAGGGGCGGTCGCCGCGGCGGGCGCCGAAGCCGACCATGTCCTTGCCCTCGAGGACGTTGCCGACGAGGTCCGGGTGCTGGGCGTCGATGCCGGTGTCGAGGACGGCGACGGTAATGCCCCTGCCCTTGGTGGTCTGCCAGGCCTCGCCGGTGCGCATGGTGTCCAGGGCCCACTGCTGGGCGCGGATGCCGTCGTCGGCATGTGCCGTGGTGGCGGGGGCGAGGGCCAGCGTGGCGGCGAGTGCGGCGGCGACGAGGGGGCGGCGGGTCCCGCGGGGCCTCATCAGGCCTCCTCCGCTCGGGCGATGGTCTTGCGCAGGCCCCGCTCGACGCGGTCGGCGATGCCCTTCGCCTCGTGACCGAGGCCGGACTGCGCGGGCGCCGAGGCGGTGTTGCTGCCCATCGCCTCGGGGGCGGGCTCGGGGTCCGTGACGGCGCGGCCGTCGGCGAACCCGGACACGGCGTACGCGACGACGGGCGCGTCCGGCAGCACGGACATGGTCCAGGAGGCGCGCTGGGCGTCCCCGAAGTCCTCGGCGACGGTGTCCTTGGCCGGGTACGTGCGGGGCATCAGGTCGGGGCGCCGGTCCAGGCCCTCTTCCGTGAAACGGTTCCGCAGGGCGCGCATGCCGTCGGCGTCCGCCTTGGTGAACAGCAGTCCCACGGTGGTGACGTGGCTGCGGGTCGCGTCGGTGTACGTGGCGCGGACCAGCCGCAGGCAGCCGGCCGGCGCGAGGGCCTTGCTCAGCAGCGGGTCGAAGGCGGCCTCGCAGGTGCTGTCCGGGGCGACGGCGACCCGGGTCCAGGAGCGGTCGGCGCCGCCGGGGCCCGCGCCCTCGCCCTTGAGGATGGGCGGGAGGAGCCGGTCGACGGGGACGCTGTGCCAGAGCTCGCCGGTGACCGCGTACGCGCTGCGGGTGGAGCCGGTGGCCGATGACTCGCCGGTCAGCCAACTGCCGGTCACCGCGCCGCCGATGAGGCCGAGCCCGAGGACGGCACAGGCCGCGGCGGCGGCCGCGCGGGGTCGGACCCAGGCGCCGACGGGGCGCAACCGGGTGGTGGTGTCGTCGTACAGGGCGGGCCGCGCGAAGGACACGAAGGGCCGCCCGGCGCCGGGCCCCGGCGTCAGGTCGACGGTGCCCTTGACCGGCGGCGCGTCGTCGGCGGTGGGGCGCGGCCGGGTGGTGGTCTGCTCGGGCGCCGTGTCCCGGACCGGGGGCGGCCGGGCCCCGGCGGACCCCTCCGGCGCGTCGTCCACGTCGAGGACACGCAGGGAGCCCGTGGCCGCGGGCGGGGCGTCGGGGAGCCGGGCAGAGGCGGGGGCGGGGCGGCGGGGCGTCGCTACCGGCGGAGGTCGGGGCGCGGGGAGCGGTGCGGGCCGCGCCGGTGACGGAGCCCGTGACCTCCCCGGTGGCCGCCTCCGCCGCGGCCGACTCGGTGGCCCGGCCGCTCGGCTTGGGGGGTGCCTCGGGGGCGGCCTGCCTGGCGGACGAGTTCGGGGTGGCGGCGTTGTCGTCCCGTAGGGCTGGGGGATCTTCGTGCGGGGCGGACGCGTCGCGGTCGGGCAGGTCTGGGGCGCCATCCCGCACGGCGGACACATCTTCCCGGCGCGAGGACGCCAGGCCTCGGCTGCGGGCGGCCTCGGTGAACGGGGCCAGGAGCTCTTCCACGCGGGACGCCCGGTCGAGGGCCTCGGTGTCGGTGCCGGGATGGGCCGCGTCGGCGTTCACGCCGGTGGCGGTCGCATCGGAGTCCATGCTGGTGCCAACCACGTCGGCGTCCCCGCGGGCGTTGACCGCGACGGCATCCACGCTCCTGCCACCCACAGCGACACCCTCGCAGGCGTTGACCGCGACGGCATCCACGCTCCTGCCACCCACAGCAACATCCCCGCAGACCTCGACCACCACGGCAGCCACACTCGTGCCACCCGCAGCGACACCCCCACGGGCCTCGACCGCCACGGCATCCACGCTCCTGCCACCCACGGCGACATCCACGCCCATCCCGATCGACCCTGCGGCCACATCCGCGTCCGGCCGCCCGGCCGGCGGGCGTGGGGCGGTCAGGAGCCAGTCGTCGTCGACCGGGGGGCGGACGTCGGGGAAGCGGGCGGACGGGGGCGGAGGGGGCTCGTCCGGTGGGGTCGTGGGGCGGGGTGGCACGGTGGGGCGCGGGGGAATCGGGGTGCGTCCCGCCTCCGTGCCCATGCTCCCCCGTCTCCTCGCGCTCCGGCTGCCGGAACGCTCGGCCCGGCGAGGCTCCGTGCGCGTCACTCTACGGGCAGACGCGGGGCGCGCGGGAACCCAGTCCACGGCCCCGGGCGATCTGCCCGGATCATCCCCCTACCCTCGGGTAATCGTGTCTGGCAGGCTTCGGCCATGACTGCCCGTGCCGCAGACCGTGCCGCAGACAGGGCCCGTTACGACCGGGCCACCGCACACCTCGACGCGCCCCTCGCGATCGTCGACCTGGCCGCCTTCGACGCCAACGCCGACGATCTCGTACGCCGGGCCAAGGGCAAGCCGATCCGCGTCGCCAGCAAGTCCGTGCGCTGCCGGGCCCTGCTGGAGCGGGCCCTGGCACGCGAGGGCTTCGCCGGGGTCATGTCCTTCACGCTCGCCGAGTCGCTGTGGCTCGCCCGCTCCGGCTTCGACGACGTCCTGCTCGCCTACCCTTCCGCCGACCGCGCCGGTTTCGCCGAGCTGAGCGCCGATCCCAAGCTCGCGGCGGCCGTGACCGTGATGGTCGACGACCCGGCGCAGCTGCGGCTGATCGACGAGGCCAGGGGCGGCGGGAAGGAAGAGGTGCGGGTCTGCCTGGAGTTGGACACCTCCTTCCGGCCGCTGGGCGGCAAGGTGCGGATCGGCGCGCTGCGGTCACCACTGCACTCCCCCGCGCAGGTGGCCGCCCTGGCCCGGGCCATCGCCCGGCGGCCCGGCTTCCGTCTCGTCGGCGTCATGGCGTACGAAGGCCATGTCGCGGGGGTGGGCGACGCGGTCGAGGGGCACGCGGCGCGCTCGCGGGCGATCCGGCTGATGCAGGCCGCGGCCCGCAAGGAGCTGGCGGAGCGCCGGGCGCGGACGATCGCCGCCGTGCGGGCGGTCGCGCCGGACCTGGAGTTCGTGAACGGCGGCGGGACGGGCAGCGTGCAGCACACCGCGGCCGAGCGCGCGGTGACGGAGATCGCCGCCGGGTCGGGGCTTTTCGTGCCGCGGCTCTTCGACAACTACACGTCGTTCAGCGGGCGTCCGGCCGCGCTCTTCGCGCAGCCCGTGGTGCGCAGGCCCGGCCCCGGGACCGTGACGGTGCTGGGCGGCGGCTATCCGGCGTCGGGGGTCGCGGGCCCCGACCGCTCACCGGTGCCGTATCTCCCGGAGGGGCTGCGGTACGACCCGCAGGAGGGCGCGGGCGAGGTGCAGACGCCGCTGCACGGGCTCCCGGCGGACGATCTGCGGATCGGCGACAAGGTGTGGTTCCGGCACGCGAAGGCCGGGGAGCTGTGCGAACGGTTCGACGCGCTGCACCTGGTGGAGGGTGACCGGGTGACGGGGAGCGTGCCGACGTACCGGGGCGAGGGCCGCACCTTCCTGTGATCCCGCCGGATCGTCACGGCGTCGCGCCGACGTCCTCGCCGACGCCGCCGCCCGTGGCGCTGTCCCCGGACGACCGGATGCCCTTGACGATGCGGTCCATGTCGCTGAGGGGCGGCGCGTCCTCGGCGATGTCGATGGAGAGGCGGACGATGACCATCGGTTCGGAGCCGACGCTGGACTTGAAGGCCACGGACTGCACGTGTCCTCCGGCTCCCTTGCCGGTCCGCACCTTCCAGCGGACGTAGTAGCCGCTGCGGCCCGCGACGGCGACCGTGCCTTCCTTGACCTTCTGGTGGCCGGTCACGCCGCCGTAGTGCTCGTTGTCGAGGACGTCCTTGCCGTAGACGCTGTCGGTCGCGTCCTTGATGTCGCCTCTGGCCAGCGCCTTGGGGGACGTCTCGTCGGTGGAGGTCACGGTGTGCGAGGTGACCTCGCCGTAGCGGCACATGCCCGGGTCGCCCGGGCAGTCGAAGGTGTCCGGTGTCTGGAGGGTCGGCACGTCGTGGACGGCGCCCTCGGCCTTCTCCCAGCCGTCGATGATGGGGATCGTGACGCCGTTGAGGTCGTCGACGAGGACGTTCGGGTCGGCCGCCGGGGATGCCGATGCCGACTTCGTGGCGGTCGGCTCCGGGGCGGTGGTGGCCGATCGGCGCGGCGCGGGGCCGCCACCCCGAGGGTCGCCGTCGTCCTTGCCGAGCACGACGACGCCCGTGACGATCGACGCGACGAGGACGGCTCCGGCGGCGGCGAGCGCGATGATCTTCGCTCGGCCGCCGCCGGACGAGGACGCCGACGCGATGACCGCGGTCGCCGCCGGGTCCGGTGCCGGGCCGAAGCCCTGCGGCGCCGGGGCCGCTTGGGCGTTCCCGGGGGTGCGCCGGTGCTCGGTCCAGGCGGCCCCGTCCCACCAGCGCTCGACGGCGGGCTGGTTCGGGTCGGGGTACCAGCCGGGCGGAGGTGTCATGCTCATCCCGGCACTCTAGGACGTGGTCCGCGGGTCAGTACACCGAATCCCGCTGGTCGGGCACGACCGAGCCGTCGTCGTGGAGCACCGGGCCCTTGCGGCCGTCGTGTTCGTTGTACGCGGCGGTCGAGCACGGGTACGTGCCGCTCTTCTGCGGCATCGGCTCGATGAACATCGGGTTCACGACCCAGCGGCCGTCGGCGTTGTCGTACGCGCGGCACATGAACTCGCTCTTGTTGCGGTTCAGCACGAGGTGCGCGCCGGTGGCGTCGCCGACGAACGTCACGTCCGTGTCGGCGTCACCGCCGCCGAGCGCGATGCGGTGGTCCCAGTCCTGCTTCTCCCAGGCCGACTTGCCCTTGATCTTGAAGATCTCCTGGTTGATGAAGCAGCGCTTCCCGTCGATGTACGGGATGGCCTCGCCCTTGTTGACGGGGACGCCGCCGCAGCCCTGGTTCCAGGTGGTGATGCGGCCCTTGCGGTCCAGGACGGAGCGGATGGCGATGGTGTGCGCGCGGTCGATGCCGACGCTCTTGGACCACACCTCGGCGACCGGCTCGGAGCCCGCCGAGACGATGTAGACGTCGAACCCGGCCTTCTTGAGGGTGCGGATCAGGTCGCGCTGCTGGTCGTAGTAGCGGACGTAGCCGGGGAGTTCGTGGGTGCCGACGGTCTGGGTGGCGCCGACGGGGGCGGCGAGCGCCTCCTTGCGGGCCTTCGCGGCGTACGACTCCAGTTCGGGGACGGTGTGCCCGGCGAAGAGCTGCGGCACCCAGGCGTACTGCGGGACGGTGTGGCGGTGGTCCCACTCACCCGCGAACGCGGCGGCGCCGCTCATGGTCTTCCCGTCCTCGCGGACCTCGAAGATCTCGTCGGCGCAGGCGGTGTTCTTGGAGGTCGGCAGGGGCTTGCCGACGGGCACGTCGGTGCCGCAGGCCTCGGTGAGGGCGCGGTCCGCCTCGTCCGTCATCCACTTGCTGGTGGACTTCCAGCTCTTGGGGCGCAGGATCTTGTCGTGCCGCAGGGACCAGGCGATGGTCGCGTCGGTGACGTCGTTCTTGGCGACGGTGTTGTCCCAGTCGAAGGCGGCGACCGGGCGCTTCTGGCCGTGTCCGAGGTGGGGGTTCGAGCAGCGGCCGCGCTCGTCGATCATCCGCTGGAGCTTGGCGCGGTTGTCACCGTGCCAGGCGAGCTTCTTCGACAGCTGCGGGCAATGCGCGGCGGCAGCGGGAGAGTCGGCGGCCGTGGCGGCGGTCGCGGGGAGAGCTGCCGGTACGGCCGCCAGCGTGGCGGCAGCGGCCAGGGTCAGCGCCAAAGTGTTTCTGTTACGCATGTGAGTGGACCGTACATTCTTTCTGATGGTCTGACGACGCGTGCCGGTGGGATCGCGCGGGATCACGGAGTCCGTGCGGCCGCGTGGACCGTGTCCTTCTGGTCGGGGATCACGGAGCCGTCGGCGCGGCGCACCGGGCCCACGTCGCCGTTGCGTTCGATGTAGCCGGTGGTGGCGCACGGGTACGGGCCGGTCTTCTCGCCCTTGGGCTCGATGAACATGGGGTTGATCAGCCAGCGGCGGTCGCCGTTGTCGTACGCGCGGCACATCACTTCGTCCTTGTTGCGGTTCAGGACGAGCCGCAGGGCGGTGGCGTCGCGCAGGAAGGAGATGTCGGTGTCGGAGTCGCCCGCGGCGAACACCTGCCGCTTCGCCGCCGGTCGGACCTTCTCGGCGGCGGCGCCGTGCACGCCGTAGATCTCCTGGTTGATCCAGCAGCGCTTGCCGTCGATGTACGTGATCATCGAGTCGTCGCCGTCCTCGACGGTGCCGCAGCCCTTGAGGTGGGCGGTGTGCCGGCCGTGTGCGGTGACGTTGCGGATGCCGATGGTGTGGCGGCGGTCGACGCCGACGCTCTCGGACCAGACCTCGGCGACCGGCTCGGGGGACGCGGAGACGACGTACACGTCGAAGCCGGCCTTCTTCAGGGTGCGGATGAGGTCGCGCTGCTGGTCGTAGTAGCGGACCCAGCCGGTGACCTCGCCGGTGCCGACCCGCTGTTCCGTGCCGATGGGCGCGGCGAGGTTCTCCGCGCGGGCGGCGGCCGCGAACCGCTTGACCTGGTGGGTGGACCAGCCGCGGGTGAGCTGGGCGAGCCAGGCGTACTGCGGCTCCATGCGGCGGTGGTCGAAGCCGTCGAAGGCCGCCTTGCCGCCGGTCGTGGTGCCCTCGCCGTAGACGGAGAGGATCTCGTCGGCGCAGGCGGCGCCCCGGGCGGTGTCGCGGTGCGTGGGCAGGGTGGTGCCGGTGGCCGGGCAGGCCTCGGCCAGGGACTTCGCGGCCGGGTCGGTGAGGTAGCGGCTGGTGGTGTGCCAGTCGCCGTTCCGGGGCGTACGTATCTTGCCGTGGCGCAGCAGCCAGAACATGGTGGCGTCACCGACGTCGTTCTTGATGACGGTGTTGTCCCAGTCGAAGACGGCGACGGGCCGGGCGCCGCCCTGCTCGCTCCGGGGGCCGCAGTGGCCGTACGTGTCGATCAGGCGCTGGAGACGCGCCTCGTTCTCGCCGTGCCAGCCTCGCGAGACGGTCAGGTCGGGGCAGGCCGCGGGCCGCGCGTGGGGTTCGGGCTGAGTGGCTTCGGCGGTGGCCTGGACGGCGGCGAGACCGGCTGAGGCGACGGCGAGTACGGCTGCGGCCGCGACGGCGCGGCGCTTGAAGTTCACGAACACACTCCCGTGTTTACGCAGGTCAGCCGGGCGTCGCGCGACGCCCGGCTGACCTGTGGGTGGCTGCTGGGTGAACTGCGGGGGCTGCGGCCGGGGGCTACACCGGGGTGACGTACGCGCCGGAGATGCCGCCGTCGACGAGGAAGTCCGTCGCGTTCACGAAGGAGGAGTCGTCGCTGGCGAGGAACGCCACCGCGGCGGCCATCTCGTCGGCCTCCGCGAAGCGGCCCACGGGGATGTGCACGAGGCGGCGGGCGGCGCGCTCGGGGTCCTTGGCGAACAGTTCCTGGAGCAGCGGGGTGTTGACCGGGCCGGGGCACAGGGCGTTGACGCGGATGCCCTCGCGGGCGAACTGGACGCCCAGCTCGCGGGACATGGCGAGGACGCCGCCCTTGGACGCGGTGTAGGAGATCTGCGAGGTCGCGGCGCCCATCCGGGCCACGAAGGAGGCGGTGTTGATGATCGAGCCCTTGCCCTGGCGGCGCATGTAGGGGATGGCGGCCTTGCAGCAGAGGTAGACGGAGGTGAGGTTGACCTCCTGGACGCGCTTCCAGGCCTCCAGGCCGGTGTCCAGGATGGAGTCGTCGTCGGGCGGCGAGATGCCCGCGTTGTTGAAGGCGATGTCGACGGAGCCGTAGGTGTCGAAGGCCGTCTTGAAGAGCGCCTCGACCTCCTCGGCATCGGTGACGTCGACCTTCACGAAGGTCCCGCCGACCTCTTCGGCGGCCTGCTTGCCCGCCCGCTCGTCGATGTCGCCGCAGACGACGTTGGCGCCCTCGGAGGCGAGGCGGCGCGCGGTGGCGAGGCCGATGCCGCTGCCGGCGCCGGTGATGACGGCGGTACGGCCGACGAGGCGGCGGCAGATGTTCTGCTCAGTCACTGTGCGGGACCTTCCGTGCTGATGAAGACGTTCTTGGTTTCCGTGAAGGCGTGCAGGGCGTCGGGGCCGAGTTCGCGTCCGAGTCCGGACTGTTTGTAGCCGCCGAAGGGGGTCCAGTAGCGGACGCTGGAGTGCGAGTTGACGGAGAGGTTGCCGGCCCTGATGGCCTGGGAGACGCGCAGCGCGCGGCCCACGTCCCGGGTCCAGATCGAGCCGGACAGGCCGTACTCGGTGGCGTTGGCGAGCCGGACCGCGTCGGCCTCGTCCTCGAAGGGGATGACGACGGCGACGGGTCCGAAGACCTCCTCGGCGGCCACCGGGGCGTCCGGGTCGACATCGGTGAGCAGCGTCGGCGGGAACCAGAAGCCGGGGCCCTCGGGAGCCGTGCCGTGGATGCCGTCGCCGGGGGTGACGAAGGAGCGGACGCGGTCCAGCTGGGCCCTGGAGATCAGCGGACCCATCTGGGTCTTCTCGTCGGCCGGGTCGCCCACGACGACGGACTCGATCGCGGGCGCCACGGTCTCCAGGAAGCGGTCGTACACGGAACGCTGCACGAGGACGCGCGTGCGGGCGCAGCAGTCCTGGCCCGAGTTGTCCAGGTACGACATGGGGGTGGCGAGGGCGGCCGCCTCCACGTCGGCGTCGGCGAAGACGATGTTGGGGCTCTTGCCGCCGAGTTCGAGGGTGAGTCGCTTCACCCGGTCGGCGCACTTGGCCATGATCTGCTTGCCGACGCGGGTGGAGCCGGTGAACACGATCTTGGCGACGCCGGGGTGCTCGACGAGCGCGTTGCCCGCGACGGCGCCCTCGCCGGGCAGGACCTGGAAGAGGCCTTCGGGCAGGCCCGCCGCCAGGGCGAGTTCGGCGAGGCGGAGCGCGGTGAGCGGTGTCGTCTCGGCCGGCTTGAGGATCACCGCGTTGCCCGCGGCGAGGGCGGGCGCCGTGCCCCAGGCGGCGATCGGCATCGGGAAGTTCCAGGGGGCGATGACGCCGACGACCCCGAGGGGCTCCAGGAGGGTGACGTTCAGGCCGCCGGGTACGGGGATCTGCCGGCCGCTGAGCCGTTCGACTCCCCCGGCGGAGAAATCGAGCAGGTCGCGGACGTTGCCCGCCTCCCAGCGGGCGTTGCCGATGAGGTGACCGGCCTCGCGCACCTCCAGCTGGGCCAGCTCTTCGAGGTGGTCGTCGACCTGGGCGGCGAAGCGGCGCAGCAGCCGGGCCCGGTCGGCGGGGGCGACCGCGGCCCACTCCTCCTGCGCCCGTGCGGCACGGGCGACGGCGGCGTCGACGTCCTGCGGGGTGGCGGCGGGGACGGTCGCGACGACCTCTTCGGTCGCCGGGTTCAGTACGTCGAGTTTCAGGACCTCAAGCAAGGGTGCCTCACATGCGTTCGAAGGAGCGGCGGAGCTCCCAGTCGGTCACCGCGGAGTCGAAGGCGTCCAGCTCGACCCGCGCCATGTTGCGGTAGTGCGCGACCACCTCGTCACCGAAGGCGGCCTTGGCGATGGCGCTGTTCTCCCACAGCTCGGCGGCCTCCCGCAGGGTGGTGGGGACGTGCTCGTAGTCGCCGGTGTAGGCGTTGCCGGTGCACTCGTCCGGCAGTTCGAGCTTCTGCTCTATGCCGTACAGACCGGCGGCGACCAGGCCCGCGACGGCGAGATACGGATTGACGTCGCCGCCGGGCAGCCGGTTCTCGAAGCGCAGGGAGCGACCGTGGCCGACGACGCGCAGGGCGCAGGTGCGGTTGTCGTAGCCCCACGCGGCGGCGGTCGGCGCGAAGGAGCCGGGCACGAACCGCTTGTAGGAGTTGATGTGGGGCGCGTAGAGCAGGGAGAACTCGCGCAGCGCGGCGAGCTGTCCGGCGAGGAAGTGCCGCATGAGGGGCGACATGCCGCCCGGGTCGTCCTGGGAGCCCCGCATGGCGTTGTTGCCGTCGGCGTCCTGGAGCGAGAGGTGGATGTGGCAGGAGTTGCCCTCGCGCTCGTTGAACTTGGCCATGAAGGTGAGCGAGACGCCTTCCTGGGCCGCGATCTCCTTGGCGCCGGTCTTGTAGATGGCGTGCTGGTCGCAGGTGACGAGGGCCTCGTCGTAGCGGAACACGATCTCGTGCTGGCCGGGGTTGCACTCGCCCTTGGCGGACTCGACGACCAGACCGGCGGTGGTCATGTCGTTGCGGATGCGGCGCAGGAGCGGCTCGATGCGGCCGGTGCCGAGGACGGAGTAGTCGATGTTGTACTGGTTGGCCGGGGTGAGGTCCTTGTACCCGGCGTCCCAGGCCTGCTCGTAGGTGTCCTTGAAGACGATGAATTCCAGCTCGGTGCCGACGTGGGCGGTGTAGCCCAGCTCGGCGAGGCGCTCCAGCTGGCGGCGGAGGATCTGCCGGGGAGCCGCGACCACGGGTGAGCCGTCGCTCCAGGCGAGGTCGGCGATCAGCATCGCGGTGCCCTCGTTCCAGGGGACGCGGCGCAGGGTGGTGAGGTCGGCGTGCATGGCGAAGTCGCCGTAGCCGCGGTCCCAGGAGGACATCGCGTATCCGTCGACGGTGTTCATCTCCGGGTCGACGGCGAGGAGGTAGTTGCAGCCCTCCGTGCCGTGTTCGAGGACCTCGTCGAGGAAGAAGCGGGCGGCGAACCGCTTGCCCTGGAGCCGCCCCTGCATATCGGGGAAGGCCAGGACGACAGTGTCGATCTCGCCGCTCGCGACCAGGGCCGTCAGCTCCTGGACGGCGAGCGGGGGTGTGCGGTCTGCCACGGGAAAAGCCTCCTTGGGTCAGCCGGGAGCCATAAGGTATTGCGGAGAACCTTTGCTTGGGAAGGGGGTACGGACATGTCGCACTCGGAAGAGGGCCCGGGCGAGGGCCCGGAAGAGGGCATGACACAGGGCGGGCGGCCCGCCGCACACGACGACGACCGGCTTACTCCGGTACTGCGTCCGGTGCGGGCGGGCAACGGCTTCGAGGAGGCCCTGGAGCAGATCCTCCAGGTGGTCCGCCTCGGTCTGGTGCCGGGCGGCGAACGGCTGCCGTCTGAGCGGGAGTTGGCCGACCGTCTCGGCATCAGCCGGGTCACGCTGCGCGAGGTCCTGAAGGTCCTGACGGACCAGGGCCTGGTCGAGTCGCGGCGCGGCCGCTACGGCGGCACGTTCGTGCGCCCGCGCCCCGAGGCGCCGGGCGAGGACGAGCTGCGGCGCCGCATCAAGGACGTCGACGTGGAGGACGCGCTGCGCTTCCGCGAGGTCCTCGAGGTGGGCGCGGCCGGGCTCTGCGCGGCGCACGGTCTCACCGGTGAGCAGGCGGACCGGCTGCGGGCGGCGCTCGCGCACACCCATGACGCGCCTCTGTCGGAGTACCGCCGCCTGGACACGCTGCTGCACCTCACCCTCGCCGAGCTGTGCGGTTCGCCGTCGCTGACTGCGCAGTACGCGGCGGTCCGCGCGACGGTGAACGACCTCCTGGACTGCATTCCGCTGCTGGTGCGGAACCTGGAGCATTCGCAGCGCCAGCACACGGCGCTCGTCGAGGCGGTGCTCGACGGGGACGCGGACGGGGCGCGGGAGATGATGCGGGAGCACTGCGCGGGGACGGCGGCGCTGCTGCGGGGCTTTCTGACGTGAGGCGTGATTAACCGCGGCGTAACGCACGGGTCTTGCTTTCTCACCCCCGGCACGGCAAAGGTATGGATCCGTTCCATTGAGTCGCCCCGCCGCCAAGCCGCTGCCCCGCAGTGCCGCCCCCACGAAGGAGCCGTGCCATGACCGTGGAGTCCAGCAGTCCGAGCCCCGCCGAACCGGCGGACGACTATCTGGAGCGCAGGACGCTCCGCCGGGGCAGCGCGGGCTGGCTGCTCCTGACCGGCCTCGGCGTCGCGTACGTCGTCTCAGGCGACTACTCGGGCTGGAACTTCGGCCTGGCCGAGGGCGGTTTCGGCGGCCTCGCCATAGCGATGGCCCTCATGGGCGTGATGTACGCGTGCATGGTCTTCTCGCTCGCCGAACTCTCCTCCGTG is a genomic window containing:
- the mycP gene encoding type VII secretion-associated serine protease mycosin, translating into MRPRGTRRPLVAAALAATLALAPATTAHADDGIRAQQWALDTMRTGEAWQTTKGRGITVAVLDTGIDAQHPDLVGNVLEGKDMVGFGARRGDRPWARHGTAMAGIIAGHGHGIGRGDGVLGIAPEAKILPIRVILEDGDPARKKARNTRGNALAEGIRWAADHGADVINLSLGDDSKSAHPEPAEDAAVQYALKKGVAVVASAGNGGERGDHVSYPAAYPGVIAATAVDENGARAPFSTRRWYATVAAPGDDIVIADPDRKYYEGWGTSAASAFVSGAVALIRAAHPRLTPAQIKQLLEDTARDAPPGGRDDSRGFGLIDPVAALDRAGRLRTGKPATAVYGEKYFGRGPDARQGDDGPAGWAGPVAGGLGVALLAAAVSLWRGRRVPPEGRGTGPL
- a CDS encoding amino acid deaminase/aldolase; this translates as MTARAADRAADRARYDRATAHLDAPLAIVDLAAFDANADDLVRRAKGKPIRVASKSVRCRALLERALAREGFAGVMSFTLAESLWLARSGFDDVLLAYPSADRAGFAELSADPKLAAAVTVMVDDPAQLRLIDEARGGGKEEVRVCLELDTSFRPLGGKVRIGALRSPLHSPAQVAALARAIARRPGFRLVGVMAYEGHVAGVGDAVEGHAARSRAIRLMQAAARKELAERRARTIAAVRAVAPDLEFVNGGGTGSVQHTAAERAVTEIAAGSGLFVPRLFDNYTSFSGRPAALFAQPVVRRPGPGTVTVLGGGYPASGVAGPDRSPVPYLPEGLRYDPQEGAGEVQTPLHGLPADDLRIGDKVWFRHAKAGELCERFDALHLVEGDRVTGSVPTYRGEGRTFL
- a CDS encoding DUF2510 domain-containing protein yields the protein MSMTPPPGWYPDPNQPAVERWWDGAAWTEHRRTPGNAQAAPAPQGFGPAPDPAATAVIASASSSGGGRAKIIALAAAGAVLVASIVTGVVVLGKDDGDPRGGGPAPRRSATTAPEPTATKSASASPAADPNVLVDDLNGVTIPIIDGWEKAEGAVHDVPTLQTPDTFDCPGDPGMCRYGEVTSHTVTSTDETSPKALARGDIKDATDSVYGKDVLDNEHYGGVTGHQKVKEGTVAVAGRSGYYVRWKVRTGKGAGGHVQSVAFKSSVGSEPMVIVRLSIDIAEDAPPLSDMDRIVKGIRSSGDSATGGGVGEDVGATP
- a CDS encoding haloacid dehalogenase-like hydrolase, whose protein sequence is MRNRNTLALTLAAAATLAAVPAALPATAATAADSPAAAAHCPQLSKKLAWHGDNRAKLQRMIDERGRCSNPHLGHGQKRPVAAFDWDNTVAKNDVTDATIAWSLRHDKILRPKSWKSTSKWMTDEADRALTEACGTDVPVGKPLPTSKNTACADEIFEVREDGKTMSGAAAFAGEWDHRHTVPQYAWVPQLFAGHTVPELESYAAKARKEALAAPVGATQTVGTHELPGYVRYYDQQRDLIRTLKKAGFDVYIVSAGSEPVAEVWSKSVGIDRAHTIAIRSVLDRKGRITTWNQGCGGVPVNKGEAIPYIDGKRCFINQEIFKIKGKSAWEKQDWDHRIALGGGDADTDVTFVGDATGAHLVLNRNKSEFMCRAYDNADGRWVVNPMFIEPMPQKSGTYPCSTAAYNEHDGRKGPVLHDDGSVVPDQRDSVY
- a CDS encoding haloacid dehalogenase-like hydrolase, which translates into the protein MNFKRRAVAAAAVLAVASAGLAAVQATAEATQPEPHARPAACPDLTVSRGWHGENEARLQRLIDTYGHCGPRSEQGGARPVAVFDWDNTVIKNDVGDATMFWLLRHGKIRTPRNGDWHTTSRYLTDPAAKSLAEACPATGTTLPTHRDTARGAACADEILSVYGEGTTTGGKAAFDGFDHRRMEPQYAWLAQLTRGWSTHQVKRFAAAARAENLAAPIGTEQRVGTGEVTGWVRYYDQQRDLIRTLKKAGFDVYVVSASPEPVAEVWSESVGVDRRHTIGIRNVTAHGRHTAHLKGCGTVEDGDDSMITYIDGKRCWINQEIYGVHGAAAEKVRPAAKRQVFAAGDSDTDISFLRDATALRLVLNRNKDEVMCRAYDNGDRRWLINPMFIEPKGEKTGPYPCATTGYIERNGDVGPVRRADGSVIPDQKDTVHAAARTP
- a CDS encoding 3-oxoacyl-ACP reductase — encoded protein: MTEQNICRRLVGRTAVITGAGSGIGLATARRLASEGANVVCGDIDERAGKQAAEEVGGTFVKVDVTDAEEVEALFKTAFDTYGSVDIAFNNAGISPPDDDSILDTGLEAWKRVQEVNLTSVYLCCKAAIPYMRRQGKGSIINTASFVARMGAATSQISYTASKGGVLAMSRELGVQFAREGIRVNALCPGPVNTPLLQELFAKDPERAARRLVHIPVGRFAEADEMAAAVAFLASDDSSFVNATDFLVDGGISGAYVTPV